The following coding sequences are from one Streptobacillus felis window:
- a CDS encoding ABC transporter permease, which yields MKTNNKDIIREFFKSKTRFLAIFIINLLGISTFIGLNVLNKDMYNTINNLYQEFNVADIKVSSNIALNKDDLEILNNLEYISEIEYGYNDEIFIENTKKLMSLKNIPENISKIKVMEGKLPENRDEIIIEYKLKYTYPLNFKINNFKVVGYFENVENRFLNSKNPAFSGYGAVDVEAYVDVSYFENKDYNFANIKLNTDLPTYDKKYNEYVFEKKIDLENAIYKNAQNKLKEFLKDNYSLISNAEKKIFESKNEIENNQKKILSAKEKIEIVEKNLQEKFNQFEGANEKFQYNEDKINKQKVELIEKHYDLKEKLVKLEEGLKELETNEIKIKEGYSKIEDGLEIIKENENKINESKKEVLESKINVDNLKPNLFFSSSKIEDAKNKINAALKEIQNGEDKLNLEKEIILQNKKELDENLNYITNKKEELLKNKSDLINGLKSIELGIDKIESGYNKLIEEKNKYNKEYTKNLNKLNIGKKEIEKNKNEIIDAEKKFNTEKIKAFDKLNESIKEVEVNKRKLSELNAIYFVNTRIDNPSYSSYIESVESLNVISKIFPLIFYLIVVLVSTTTMTRMVDEQRNSIGTYMFLGYSKKVISKKYYIYALIPTILGILFGIYFGTYFIPKYIYTAFKAGSISSFDKLFIILDKKIIIISVFASILSTFLSVFLSLRSDFNHVIADLLKPKVPKNGTKILLEKIKFLWNNLSFSNKISLRNIFRYKGKMIMNLLGVAGCTSLIFLGFAIKNSFSEISELQYNKIRNFHSEINLKNHLNEVEINDIINLVSKNFENIPLQSINGKFLTKKRENRIKIYIIDKINIDKYFYLSSDLDSNGALISSRALSLLDKKIGESILVKDYIGNEYNFNISNVIDNYQGNYIFITKDYYEKKFNKKYKINNLVVKNSDKDMDYILNNDEIQSITLNKEYKLVFDKISESLNFIVIFITVLSAMLSIVVTYSLLEINVNERQRELATIKVIGFYPSEVSLYIYKEILALTFVGIFIGLILGKGLHKIILYSMKKTNTVFVENIGYSPYIYSIFLTLLFSIISMLLIHRKLKNINMIEALKME from the coding sequence ATGAAAACGAATAATAAGGATATTATTCGTGAATTTTTTAAATCCAAAACTAGGTTCTTAGCAATATTTATTATAAATTTATTGGGTATATCCACATTTATTGGACTTAATGTTCTAAACAAAGATATGTACAACACCATTAATAATTTATATCAAGAATTCAATGTTGCAGATATAAAAGTAAGTTCAAATATTGCTCTAAATAAAGATGATTTGGAAATATTAAATAATTTAGAATATATATCCGAAATAGAATATGGATATAATGATGAAATTTTCATTGAGAATACTAAAAAATTAATGAGTTTAAAAAACATACCAGAAAATATTTCAAAAATAAAAGTAATGGAAGGTAAATTACCAGAAAATAGAGATGAAATTATAATAGAATATAAATTAAAATATACTTATCCTTTGAATTTTAAAATAAATAATTTTAAAGTTGTAGGTTATTTTGAAAATGTTGAAAATAGATTTTTAAATTCAAAAAATCCTGCTTTTAGCGGATATGGTGCAGTAGATGTAGAAGCTTATGTTGATGTATCTTATTTTGAAAATAAGGACTATAATTTTGCTAATATTAAATTGAATACCGATCTTCCTACTTATGATAAAAAATATAATGAGTATGTTTTTGAAAAGAAAATAGATTTAGAAAATGCTATATATAAAAATGCACAAAATAAACTAAAAGAATTTTTAAAAGATAATTATTCATTAATATCTAATGCTGAAAAAAAAATATTTGAATCAAAGAACGAGATTGAAAATAATCAAAAAAAAATCCTTTCTGCAAAAGAAAAAATAGAAATAGTTGAAAAAAATTTACAAGAAAAATTTAATCAATTTGAAGGTGCTAACGAAAAATTTCAATATAACGAAGATAAAATAAATAAACAAAAAGTTGAATTAATTGAAAAACATTATGATCTTAAAGAAAAATTGGTAAAATTAGAAGAAGGTTTAAAAGAACTAGAAACAAATGAAATTAAGATAAAAGAAGGCTATTCTAAAATTGAAGATGGATTAGAAATTATTAAAGAAAATGAAAATAAAATTAATGAATCAAAAAAAGAAGTTTTAGAGTCTAAAATAAATGTTGATAATTTAAAACCTAATTTATTTTTCTCTAGTTCTAAAATAGAAGATGCAAAAAATAAGATAAATGCAGCTTTAAAAGAAATTCAAAATGGTGAAGATAAATTAAATCTTGAGAAAGAAATCATTTTACAAAATAAAAAAGAATTAGATGAAAATTTAAATTATATAACAAATAAAAAAGAAGAACTTTTAAAAAATAAAAGTGATTTAATCAATGGGTTAAAAAGTATTGAGTTAGGAATTGATAAAATTGAATCTGGTTATAATAAACTTATTGAAGAAAAAAATAAATATAATAAAGAATACACTAAAAACTTAAATAAACTAAATATTGGTAAAAAAGAAATTGAAAAAAATAAAAATGAAATTATTGATGCTGAAAAAAAATTTAATACTGAAAAAATAAAAGCTTTTGATAAATTAAATGAGTCTATAAAAGAAGTAGAGGTTAATAAACGTAAACTTAGCGAGCTTAATGCAATTTATTTTGTAAATACTAGAATAGACAATCCAAGTTATTCTTCATATATTGAAAGTGTGGAGAGCTTGAATGTAATTTCTAAAATATTTCCGTTAATATTTTATTTGATTGTCGTACTTGTTTCTACAACTACTATGACAAGAATGGTAGATGAACAAAGAAATAGTATAGGTACGTATATGTTTTTAGGTTATTCTAAAAAAGTAATTTCTAAAAAATACTATATTTATGCCTTAATTCCTACTATATTAGGAATATTATTTGGTATATATTTTGGAACATATTTTATTCCAAAATACATCTATACAGCATTTAAAGCAGGTTCTATTTCATCTTTTGATAAATTATTCATAATTTTAGATAAAAAAATAATAATTATTAGTGTTTTTGCTTCAATATTATCAACATTTTTATCTGTATTTCTTTCTTTAAGATCAGATTTTAATCACGTAATTGCAGATCTTTTAAAACCTAAAGTTCCTAAAAATGGTACTAAAATATTACTTGAGAAAATAAAGTTTTTATGGAATAATTTATCTTTTTCTAATAAAATAAGTTTGAGAAATATTTTTAGGTATAAAGGGAAAATGATAATGAATTTACTTGGAGTAGCAGGATGCACATCATTAATCTTTCTTGGATTCGCTATAAAAAATTCATTTTCAGAAATTTCAGAATTACAATATAATAAAATTAGAAATTTTCATTCTGAAATAAATTTAAAAAACCATTTAAATGAAGTAGAAATAAATGATATCATAAATCTTGTTAGTAAAAATTTTGAGAATATTCCACTTCAAAGTATTAATGGAAAATTTTTAACAAAAAAACGTGAAAATAGAATAAAAATATACATTATCGATAAAATTAATATTGATAAATACTTTTATCTTTCATCAGATTTAGATTCAAATGGTGCTTTAATTTCTAGTAGAGCTTTAAGTTTATTAGATAAAAAAATTGGAGAGAGTATTTTAGTTAAAGATTATATAGGAAATGAATATAATTTTAATATATCAAATGTTATTGATAATTATCAGGGTAATTATATTTTTATTACTAAAGATTATTATGAAAAGAAATTTAATAAAAAATATAAAATAAATAATTTGGTTGTAAAAAATTCAGATAAAGATATGGATTATATTTTAAATAATGATGAAATCCAGTCAATTACACTTAATAAAGAGTATAAACTAGTGTTTGATAAAATTAGCGAGAGCTTAAACTTCATAGTAATATTTATAACTGTTCTCTCAGCTATGCTTTCTATAGTAGTGACATATAGTTTATTAGAAATAAATGTAAATGAAAGACAAAGAGAACTCGCAACAATAAAAGTTATTGGTTTTTACCCTTCAGAGGTTTCTTTATACATTTATAAAGAAATACTTGCATTAACATTTGTAGGTATATTTATTGGATTAATACTGGGTAAAGGTTTACATAAAATAATATTATATTCTATGAAAAAAACTAATACTGTTTTCGTTGAAAATATTGGATATAGTCCATATATTTACTCAATATTTTTAACTTTATTATTTTCTATCATTTCAATGTTATTAATACATAGAAAACTAAAAAATATAAATATGATAGAAGCTTTGAAAATGGAATAA
- a CDS encoding HAD family hydrolase, with the protein MNIKLCIFDMDGLIFDTEKEYIRQAVKFAKTNNIDITEKQMHSVIGTNNEACVKFYKSHFPNLDFKKIFKTIEEEIMKLSDERKIGVKKGVKELISYLKNENIKLAIASSSQKNKIHKLLKNEELYQYFDFIISGEEVLESKPNPEIFLKTIKHFRLNPCDCIVLEDSYNGIRAAHKAGAIPVMIPDLLIPTDETDKLCFKTLDNLLEVIKLLEEIKNGEYNTI; encoded by the coding sequence ATGAATATTAAATTATGTATTTTTGATATGGATGGATTAATATTTGACACTGAAAAAGAGTACATAAGACAAGCAGTAAAATTTGCAAAAACAAATAACATTGATATAACAGAAAAACAAATGCATAGTGTTATTGGAACTAATAATGAAGCATGCGTTAAATTCTATAAATCTCATTTTCCAAACTTAGATTTTAAAAAAATATTTAAAACTATAGAAGAAGAAATAATGAAATTAAGTGATGAAAGAAAAATTGGTGTAAAAAAAGGAGTTAAAGAGTTAATAAGTTATTTAAAAAATGAAAATATTAAACTTGCTATAGCTTCATCATCTCAAAAAAACAAAATTCATAAATTATTAAAAAATGAAGAATTATATCAATATTTTGATTTTATTATATCTGGAGAAGAAGTATTAGAAAGTAAACCTAATCCAGAAATATTTTTAAAAACTATAAAACACTTTAGATTAAATCCTTGTGATTGTATAGTTCTTGAAGATTCATATAATGGTATTAGAGCTGCGCATAAAGCAGGTGCTATTCCTGTAATGATACCTGATTTATTAATACCTACAGATGAAACTGATAAATTATGTTTTAAAACATTAGATAACCTACTTGAAGTAATAAAACTACTAGAGGAGATAAAAAATGGAGAATATAACACTATATAG
- a CDS encoding pseudouridine synthase — MRLDKFLANSGIGTRKEVKELIKLRKITVNDIIVKSNDMKIDEIKDVIKYENNIINYTKFRYIMLNKPKGYISATEDLKQKTVLDLITDFKTYNLFPVGRLDIDTEGLLLLTNDGNLAHNLLSPKKHVEKKYYVELRDIINSSQIGILESGVDIGDDIITKSSKISKIDSDKVFITITEGKFHQIKRMFEAVDNKVMYLKRISMGSLILDENLKLGEYRELTVEELEGLL, encoded by the coding sequence ATGAGATTAGATAAATTTTTAGCCAATAGTGGTATAGGTACTAGAAAAGAAGTAAAAGAATTAATTAAATTAAGAAAAATTACTGTTAATGATATTATTGTAAAGTCCAATGATATGAAAATTGATGAAATAAAAGATGTTATTAAATATGAAAACAATATAATAAATTACACGAAATTTAGGTATATTATGTTAAATAAACCTAAAGGATATATTAGTGCTACAGAAGATTTAAAACAAAAAACTGTTTTAGATTTAATTACAGATTTTAAAACATATAATTTATTTCCCGTTGGAAGGTTAGACATTGATACAGAAGGACTATTACTATTAACTAATGATGGAAATTTAGCACACAACCTTTTATCGCCAAAAAAACATGTAGAAAAAAAGTATTATGTTGAATTAAGAGATATTATTAATAGTTCTCAAATTGGGATACTTGAATCTGGTGTTGATATTGGTGATGATATAATAACTAAATCATCAAAAATTTCTAAAATAGATTCTGATAAAGTATTTATTACCATAACTGAAGGGAAATTTCATCAAATAAAAAGAATGTTTGAAGCAGTTGATAACAAAGTAATGTATTTAAAAAGAATTTCAATGGGATCACTAATATTAGATGAAAATTTAAAACTAGGAGAGTACAGAGAGCTTACTGTAGAAGAATTGGAAGGATTATTATGA